In Stomoxys calcitrans chromosome 2, idStoCalc2.1, whole genome shotgun sequence, the following proteins share a genomic window:
- the LOC106080509 gene encoding carbonic anhydrase 2-like, translating into MIQLITVSLLLMVVSSEVNGWTYDSQDEWHEQYPACGLERQSPIEINSNEVISQHYPVIKYVNYKRLYSVKLINNGHTAQIMFPVNGIIPKISGGPLPKGQTYEFSSLHFHWGANDTVGAEHVHDKHRYSVEVHGVHFNSKYLNLDVALQHEDGVAVLTTFYETLPGEKFSGLEGVSEALQNITLAGTSTKIPNFQLSALYGGIDSYTKRVFYTYHGSLTTPPCAEAATWIIFPKHHSVQRDQVEPFRRLLDEQGEYIVNNFRHLQGINGRKVYYSKS; encoded by the exons ATGATTCAATTGATAACAGTGTCCTTATTGTTAATGGTTGTCAGCTCCGAAGTTAATG GTTGGACCTATGACTCCCAGGATGAATGGCATGAACAATATCCAGCTTGTGGTCTCGAGAGGCAATCACCTATTGAAATAAACTCAAATGAG GTTATTAGCCAACATTATCCTGTCATCAAATATGTCAACTATAAAAGGTTATATAGTGTCAAGCTCATCAATAATGGTCACACCGCTCAAATAATGTTTCCAGTTAATGGCATTATACCAAAAATCTCTGGTGGGCCCTTGCCAAAAGGTCAGACATATGAATTTTCCAGCTTACACTTTCATTGGGGAGCCAATGACACTGTGGGAGCAGAACATGTTCATGATAAACATCGTTATTCCGTCGAGGTGCATGGTGTTCATTTCAACTCCAAGTATCTGAATTTGGATGTGGCTCTTCAGCATGAGGATGGCGTAGCTGTACTAACcactttttatgaaactttgccgGGTGAGAAATTTTCAGGTTTGGAGGGTGTAAGCGAGGCTTTGCAGAACATAACCCTGGCAGGAACTTCCACCAAAATACCCAATTTCCAGTTATCCGCTTTGTATGGAGGCATAGACAGCTATACCAAGCGTGTTTTTTATACTTATCATGGCTCCTTGACTACACCACCCTGTGCTGAGGCAGCGACTTGGATTATTTTTCCCAAACATCATTCCGTGCAACGTGATCAAGTGGAACCCTTTCGCAGACTATTGGATGAACAGGGTGAATACATTGTGAATAATTTTCGCCACCTACAAGGTATTAATGGAAGAAAGGTTTATTACAGTAAAtcctaa
- the LOC106080522 gene encoding putative carbonic anhydrase 3, with translation MAFKGLKFLILLYAVFDLANAWTYSEQDQWSAEYPTCGSNQQSPIAINSMEAGAKTHPPIKYDNYKQPFNVIITNNGHSAEIKMPEDAVKPRISGGPLPADETYQFENLHFHWGANNSLGSEHVLNNRRYPMEVHAVHYNTKYANLEEAIQHSDGVTVVTAFYQINSFQRLAALQNVSYALSAIIEYETTTKIANFKLSGMYGGIDTTSKRVYYTYAGSLTTPPCSEAVTWIIFPNPVSVTSNQLKPFRKLRDEHGGILVNNFRQLHNLNGRKIYLNRPGQKEPRIDEDI, from the exons atggCCTTTAagggtttaaaatttttaatcctGCTCTATGCAGTTTTTGACTTAGCCAATG caTGGACCTACAGTGAACAGGATCAATGGTCTGCAGAATATCCTACCTGTGGCTCCAATCAACAATCACCAATTGCCATTAATTCGATGGAG GCAGGTGCCAAAACTCATCCACCCATCAAATATGACAACTATAAGCAGCCCTTCAATGTAATCATAACCAACAATGGTCATTCCGCTGAGATAAAGATGCCTGAGGATGCTGTCAAACCTCGAATTTCTGGGGGACCATTACCCGCAGATGAGACCTATCAATTTGAAAATCTACACTTTCATTGGGGAGCCAATAATAGCTTGGGCTCGGAACATGTCCTAAATAATCGTCGCTATCCTATGGAAGTGCATGCTGTTCACTACAACACAAAATACGCCAATTTAGAGGAGGCCATTCAACACTCCGATGGTGTGACTGTTGTCACCGCCTTCTATCAGATAAATTCCTTCCAGCGTTTGGCTGCCTTGCAGAATGTAAGCTACGCATTGTCAGCCATAATTGAATACGAAACGACAACGAAAATTGCCAACTTCAAATTGTCCGGCATGTATGGGGGCATTGATACTACCAGTAAACGGGTCTACTACACCTATGCTGGTTCGTTGACAACTCCACCTTGCTCGGAGGCGGTTACCTGGATTATATTCCCCAATCCAGTGTCTGTCACCTCGAATCAATTGAAGCCTTTCCGCAAGTTAAGGGATGAACATGGAGGAATTTTGGTCAATAATTTCCGCCAGCTGCATAATCTTAATGGCCGAAAGATTTATTTAAATCGTCCTGGACAAAAAGAACCTCGCATCGATGAAGACATATGA
- the LOC106080524 gene encoding carbonic anhydrase 2-like, giving the protein MVLKFSKYCSILLGICALTHAWTYSEQDQWPEEFPKCGSNHQSPIAISSMEADNKTYPRIDYEYYGNALEVTITNNGHTALIKLSNNAVKPRISRGPLPANETYEFDSLLFHWGANNSLGSEHVLNDHRFSVEVQAVHYNTKYKNFDEAIQHSDGVAILTAFYQTNPFQRLTALNDVTNALFSIVEYESSTKISDFKLSGIYGGIDKPSKSVYYTYAGSLTTPPCSETVTWIIFPIAVFVAPYQLKPFRMLMDKNGEELVNNFRKLQDLNGRKILINRSGYGIYRNV; this is encoded by the exons CTTGGACATACAGTGAACAGGATCAATGGCCTGAGGAGTTTCCCAAATGTGGTTCCAATCACCAGTCACCTATTGCTATCTCATCCATGGAG GCTGATAACAAAACTTATCCTCGAATAGACTATGAATACTATGGGAATGCCTTGGAAGTAACCATAACCAACAACGGTCATACGGCCCTGATCAAATTATCAAACAACGCTGTCAAACCTCGAATTTCTCGTGGACCATTGCCTGCGAATGAGACGTACGAATTTGATAGTCTACTCTTCCACTGGGGTGCCAACAATAGCTTGGGTTCGGAACATGTCCTAAATGATCATCGATTTTCGGTCGAAGTGCAAGCTGtccactacaacaccaaatataaaaattttgatgagGCCATTCAGCACTCTGATGGTGTGGCTATTCTCACGGCTTTCTACCAGACTAACCCCTTTCAGCGTTTGACTGCTTTGAATGATGTTACCAATGCCTTATTCTCCATAGTTGAGTATGAATCGTCAACTAAAATTTCCGATTTCAAATTGTCCGGTATATATGGCGGTATAGATAAACCCAGTAAAAGTGTCTACTACACCTATGCTGGTTCGCTGACAACACCACCTTGTTCTGAGACAGTTACCTGGATTATATTTCCGATTGCCGTTTTTGTCGCTCCATATCAGTTGAAACCCTTTCGCATGTTAATGGACAAAAATGGAGAAGAACTAGTGAATAATTTCCGTAAATTGCAAGATCTCAATGGACGTAAGATTTTAATAAATCGCTCTGGGTATGGCATCTATCGAAATGTTTAA